In Methanobacterium paludis, the following proteins share a genomic window:
- the nikR gene encoding nickel-responsive transcriptional regulator NikR, which produces MRISMSLPKKILNEFDDVLKDRGYQSRSKGIRDALQDYILRYQWMNEMEGERVGIITAIYDHHYTGVMEDLTEIQHNYKDYVNSTMHVHMTEKYCLEVIIVKGDVKYIRELTEKIMRLKGVEHVKLTSSKIE; this is translated from the coding sequence ATGAGAATAAGTATGTCACTACCTAAAAAAATTTTAAATGAGTTTGATGATGTTTTGAAAGATAGAGGGTACCAGTCAAGGTCAAAAGGTATTAGGGATGCCTTACAGGATTATATATTACGCTACCAATGGATGAATGAAATGGAAGGTGAGCGTGTTGGTATAATTACAGCTATTTACGATCATCATTACACAGGAGTCATGGAAGACTTAACTGAGATTCAACACAATTACAAGGACTATGTTAACTCAACTATGCACGTGCACATGACTGAAAAGTACTGCCTTGAAGTTATAATAGTCAAGGGAGATGTGAAATACATCCGTGAATTAACAGAGAAAATTATGCGGCTTAAAGGAGTTGAGCATGTTAAACTCACAAGCAGCAAAATTGAATAA